The Thermodesulfobacteriota bacterium genome includes the window GCCATGTTTCAAACGGTGGCAGAGAAGTACGGATACGATCCTAAAACAGTTTCAGCAACTCCACAGAACGATATCCTAAAGGAGATGATAGGACGAGGTGCCTGGATATTCCCTGTGGAGCATGGGGTAAGACTTACAGGGGATGTGATCGAGTACTGTATTAAGGCTATGCCAAAGACTAATCCCGTAAGTGTCTGCGGTTACCACATAAGGGAGTCAGGGGCAACACCAGCCCAAGAGATAGCATACGCTTTTTTGATAGCCTTTGCCTATATAGATAACGTGAAGGAAAGGGGTTATGAGCCTGACGAATTTGTTGGTGGTTTTACCTTCAATTTCAACGTCTTCGGAAACATGTGGGAGCAGATAGCAAAGTTCAGGGCTGCGAGAAAGCTTTGGGCAAAACTTTTAAAGGAAAGGTACAATGTGAAGAAAGAAAGGAACCTCTTTCTCAGGGGGATATTTGGAGGAGGAGGTTACGGTCTCACAAAGGCACAGCCCGAAAATAATATCGTAAGAGGGGCGTACTACGCACTTGTTGCTGCCCTTTCCGGAGCCCAAACAACCGCCCTTTGTAGTTACGATGAGGCCTATACCATACCAACACCCCATTCAGCCCTTATATCTTTAAGGACGCTCCAGATACTTATGGATGAAGTTGGATTGAGGGATACGGTTGATCCCCTTGCAGGAAGCTATTTTATTGAGACCCTAACTAAGCAGATGGAGGAGAAGATCTTAGAGGAGATGGAGAAGATAGAAAAGTATGGTGGCATAATAAAAGCCATATCCGATGGGTTTATCCAGAGGATGCTTGCAAG containing:
- a CDS encoding methylmalonyl-CoA mutase family protein → MSTARYIKDDKDQILDVIYESGIHVKPVYTPKDLEEIGFSYEEDLNDPGKFPFTRGIHALGYRSRAWTTRQYTGFGTPKETNERFKFMIAHGQTGLNVAFDLPTQMGYDSDDPMAEGEVGRVGMAVDTIRDFEIAFDGIELDRIGVGLTINAVASIILAMFQTVAEKYGYDPKTVSATPQNDILKEMIGRGAWIFPVEHGVRLTGDVIEYCIKAMPKTNPVSVCGYHIRESGATPAQEIAYAFLIAFAYIDNVKERGYEPDEFVGGFTFNFNVFGNMWEQIAKFRAARKLWAKLLKERYNVKKERNLFLRGIFGGGGYGLTKAQPENNIVRGAYYALVAALSGAQTTALCSYDEAYTIPTPHSALISLRTLQILMDEVGLRDTVDPLAGSYFIETLTKQMEEKILEEMEKIEKYGGIIKAISDGFIQRMLARQAYEIEKGIERGELLKVGVNIYVEGEPKEVELHEYNEESARIQIESLKEIKRTRSQKEVAKTLKELESATRSGKNVMPYLLECCKAYCTLGEMTSVFREIFGEFQEPSIF